The Petropleomorpha daqingensis genome includes a window with the following:
- a CDS encoding DUF6325 family protein: MTDQLVQESPELADELGPVDWIVVEFPGSEFKGEIAGTLDDLVQRGIIRVLDLLILRKGEDGELDVFELSDFEEDGELGALRTYEAGLAMLLSADDVAAVAEAVAPGSTAGLLVWENLWAAPFGSAVRHAGGQLVASGRIPVQALLAALEEDDAYVEDEEA, encoded by the coding sequence ATGACCGATCAGCTGGTCCAGGAGTCACCGGAGCTCGCCGACGAGCTCGGGCCGGTGGACTGGATCGTGGTGGAGTTCCCGGGCAGCGAGTTCAAGGGCGAGATCGCCGGCACCCTCGACGACCTCGTCCAGCGCGGCATCATCCGCGTGCTGGACCTGCTGATCCTCCGCAAGGGCGAGGACGGTGAGCTCGACGTCTTCGAGCTGTCCGACTTCGAGGAGGACGGCGAGCTGGGCGCGCTGCGGACGTACGAGGCGGGGCTGGCGATGCTGCTGTCCGCCGACGACGTCGCCGCCGTGGCCGAGGCCGTGGCGCCGGGCAGCACGGCGGGCCTGCTGGTGTGGGAGAACCTCTGGGCCGCGCCGTTCGGCTCGGCGGTGCGGCACGCCGGCGGTCAGCTCGTGGCCAGCGGCCGGATCCCGGTCCAGGCCCTCCTGGCCGCGCTCGAGGAGGACGACGCCTACGTCGAGGACGAGGAGGCCTGA
- a CDS encoding FAD-dependent oxidoreductase: MSRDVDVVVIGAGQAGLSTAWALQRQGFVPHEDFVVLDAGGRPGGAWQHRWPSMTLSGTHRVHDLPGLPFTADSAAKARDAVPAYFADYERRFDLPVLRPVEVQAVHRAPGGYRVETDSGEWRTRALVNATGTWTAPFVPRYPGQELFRGRQLHTVDYRGAAEFAGQHVVVVGGGASAVQLLGEISRVTTTTWVTRRPPVWREGPFGEEQGRAAVALVEQAVREGRSPGSVVGVTGLVVTPWVRDALDRGALERLPMFTRLTADGVAWDDGRFVRADVVLWATGFRASVRHLAPLRLRSAGGGIRLEGTHVAGEPTIHLVGYGPSASTIGANRAGRSAARDLRRLLRPRSAAA; the protein is encoded by the coding sequence GTGAGCAGGGACGTCGACGTCGTGGTGATCGGTGCGGGCCAGGCCGGCCTGAGCACCGCCTGGGCGCTGCAGCGGCAGGGCTTCGTCCCGCACGAGGACTTCGTCGTCCTCGACGCCGGCGGGCGCCCCGGCGGCGCCTGGCAGCACCGCTGGCCGTCGATGACGCTCTCCGGCACCCACCGCGTGCACGACCTGCCCGGCCTGCCGTTCACGGCCGACTCCGCCGCGAAGGCGCGTGACGCCGTCCCTGCCTACTTCGCCGACTACGAGCGCCGCTTCGACCTGCCCGTGCTCCGGCCGGTCGAGGTGCAGGCCGTGCACCGCGCTCCCGGCGGTTACCGGGTCGAGACCGATTCCGGGGAGTGGCGCACGCGGGCGCTGGTCAACGCCACCGGCACCTGGACCGCGCCGTTCGTGCCGCGATATCCCGGCCAGGAACTGTTCCGCGGCCGTCAGCTGCACACCGTCGACTACCGCGGTGCCGCCGAGTTCGCCGGACAGCACGTGGTGGTCGTCGGCGGCGGGGCGTCCGCCGTCCAGCTGCTCGGCGAGATCTCCCGGGTCACGACGACCACGTGGGTGACCCGCCGTCCGCCCGTCTGGCGGGAGGGCCCCTTCGGCGAGGAGCAGGGCCGCGCCGCGGTGGCCCTGGTCGAGCAGGCCGTGCGCGAGGGGCGGTCGCCCGGCAGCGTCGTCGGCGTCACCGGGCTGGTGGTCACCCCCTGGGTGCGCGACGCGCTCGACCGTGGCGCACTGGAGCGGCTGCCGATGTTCACCCGGCTCACCGCGGACGGCGTCGCCTGGGACGACGGCCGCTTCGTCCGCGCCGACGTCGTCCTGTGGGCCACCGGCTTCCGCGCCTCCGTCCGGCACCTCGCCCCGCTGCGGCTGCGCTCGGCGGGCGGCGGCATCCGGCTGGAGGGCACGCACGTCGCCGGCGAGCCGACCATCCACCTGGTCGGCTACGGCCCCTCGGCGAGCACCATCGGCGCCAACCGCGCCGGTCGGTCCGCTGCACGCGACCTGCGCCGGCTGCTGCGGCCGCGCTCGGCCGCCGCCTGA